A window of Primulina tabacum isolate GXHZ01 chromosome 4, ASM2559414v2, whole genome shotgun sequence contains these coding sequences:
- the LOC142542823 gene encoding amine oxidase [copper-containing] gamma 2-like, which translates to MEGKNFHRCLVSIFGVVVVTVFVVFNFPNKLSDRAELLQCAANSAWCTSKNRILRHPTDAVLRHDHTADVPQHPLDPITIQEMNNVQKVIQAFFENSAYAVHSLVLEEPDKEVVLKWRKGEELPPRKASVIARAAGKSYILTVDIESGEVVEQDTSRISGYPLVTLEDMEATIRAPLASAHFNRTIVERGVNPNDVACLPFSPGWFGKAEDGRRLVKLECFTIKDTINFYMRPIEGVVVITDLDTKEIVEIVDKGKHIPIPKGTGSDYRFSADNSATIKLPNPISMEQPNGPNFVIEGNHLVKWANWEFHLKADPRSGVMISGAKIRDPDSGVVRNVMYKGFISELFVPYMDPEEAWYFKTYMDAGEYGFGLQSLALDPLNDCPRNAKYMDAVFAAADGKPYVRPNMICIFERYAGDAAWRHSESAAVIGQELREARPKVSLVARFVATLANYDYIVDWEFHADGLIHAKVSLTGMVIVKGTSYANTNQVNDSEDMYGTLLSDNIIGVVHDHFINFYLDMDIDGTDNSFVNVHLQREYTKNNLPRRSYMKINKTVAKTEKDAQIKLKMYDPSEFHVVNPNKQTKVGNSVGYKLVPSGGTAASLLDPEDTPQKRSSFTNNQIWVTRYNKSEQWSGGLFAYQSHGDDTLQVWSDRDRSIENTDIVMWYTLGFHHVPCQEDFPIMPTVSSGFDLKPVNFFERNPVLKIAPYVEKDLPVCKAAASA; encoded by the exons ATGGAAGGCAAGAATTTCCATCGCTGCCTCGTATCCATCTTCGGCGTAGTGGTTGTCACGGTCtttgttgttttcaatttccCGAACAAACTCTCAGATAGGGCTGAGTTACTCCAGTGCGCGGCCAACTCCGCCTGGTGCACCTCCAAGAACCGTATTCTCCGCCACCCGACCGATGCCGTCCTCCGCCATGACCACACGGCTGACGTGCCTCAGCACCCCCTTGACCCGATCACCATCCAGGAGATGAACAATGTGCAGAAAGTTATCCAAGCATTCTTTGAAAATTCAGCGTATGCGGTTCATTCCCTGGTTCTGGAAGAGCCCGACAAGGAGGTGGTTCTGAAGTGGCGGAAGGGCGAAGAGCTGCCTCCGAGGAAAGCGTCCGTCATTGCACGCGCCGCCGGGAAGAGTTACATCTTGACGGTGGATATTGAGAGCGGGGAGGTAGTGGAGCAGGACACTAGCCGCATCTCAGGCTACCCTCTTGTGACGCTGGAGGATATGGAGGCCACAATCCGGGCTCCGCTTGCCAGTGCCCATTTCAATCGCACGATAGTAGAACGAGGAGTGAATCCCAACGATGTTGCTTGCTTGCCTTTTTCCCCCGGATGGTTTG GCAAGGCCGAGGATGgaagaagattagtgaaattagAATGTTTCACCATTAAGGACACAATAAACTTCTACATGAGACCTATTGAAGGAGTCGTTGTGATTACTGATTTGGACACAAAAGAAATAGTTGAAATCGTGGACAAAGGGAAGCATATCCCCATCCCCAAAGGTACTGGCTCAGATTACCGTTTTTCGGCCGATAATTCCGCGACCATCAAACTCCCAAACCCCATTTCAATGGAGCAACCCAATGGTCCAAACTTTGTCATCGAAGGCAATCATCTGGTCAAGTGGGCAAATTGGGAATTTCACTTGAAGGCCGACCCGAGATCCGGGGTCATGATTTCCGGGGCCAAGATCCGGGATCCGGATAGCGGCGTGGTTCGGAATGTGATGTACAAAGGGTTTATATCAGAGTTGTTTGTGCCGTATATGGACCCTGAGGAGGCATGGTACTTCAAGACTTACATGGATGCTGGTGAATATGGATTCGGGCTCCAGTCGTTGGCTCTCGACCCGCTTAATGATTGCCCACGAAACGCCAAATATATGGATGCTGTATTTGCTGCAGCAGATGGTAAACCTTATGTTAGGCCTAATATGATATGTATATTTGAGAGGTATGCAGGGGATGCTGCTTGGAGACACTCTGAGAGCGCAGCTGTTATAGGCCAAGAG CTTCGAGAGGCGAGGCCAAAGGTTTCACTAGTTGCGCGATTTGTTGCAACCCTTGCGAACTATGATTATATTGTGGACTGGGAGTTCCATGCTGATGGACTGATTCATGCTAAG GTTTCACTTACTGGCATGGTGATCGTTAAAGGAACCTCGTATGCCAACACGAACCAAGTGAACGACTCAGAAGACATGTACGGAACCCTCTTATCAGATAACATAATCGGAGTTGTGCATGATCATTTCATCAACTTCTATCTGGATATGGACATCGATGGCACGGATAACTCCTTCGTAAATGTTCATCTCCAGAGGGAATACACGAAAAACAACCTTCCCCGAAGGAGTTACATGAAAATTAACAAAACCGTTGCAAAGACGGAGAAGGATGCTCAGATAAAGTTGAAGATGTATGATCCATCAGAATTCCATGTGGTCAACCCGAATAAGCAAACGAAGGTGgggaattcggttggatacaaGCTCGTCCCTTCTGGTGGCACCGCTGCTAGTTTGCTCGATCCCGAGGATACCCCACAAAAGAGAAGTTCTTTCACTAACAACCAAATTTGGGTTACTCGGTATAACAAGTCGGAGCAATGGTCAGGAGGGTTGTTTGCATACCAGAGTCACGGTGACGACACTCTTCAAGTATGGTCTGACAG GGATCGATCGATAGAAAACACGGACATAGTTATGTGGTATACGTTGGGATTTCATCATGTTCCATGCCAAGAGGATTTTCCAATTATGCCCACAGTGTCGTCAGGGTTCGACTTGAAGCCAGTTAATTTCTTCGAGAGAAATCCTGTTCTGAAAATTGCCCCTTATGTCGAGAAAGACCTACCAGTTTGCAAGGCCGCTGCTTCCGCTTGA
- the LOC142542822 gene encoding amine oxidase [copper-containing] gamma 2-like, whose product MELGKILRYILFLFGTVLFLLFLLSNFPFPPSNRTELLDCATNAPWCASKNRFQSNRPDYLQKHINPTSSHSTDVPRHPLDPLTVSELNRVKKIIQSLDLFKNSVYALHSVVLKEPKKEEVIAWGKGDPLPPRVASVVARAGGKTHALTVELVSGVVTRQEMGRVYGYPTMTVEDMSSVTWAPLASAEFNRTVLERGVDRADLACLPISTGWFGKSEENRRLIKVQCYSMKDTANFYMRPIEGLTVLVDLDTKEVVHLVDNGKNIPIPNAANTDYRFSAQKSYQRLVNPISIEQPKGPSFTVDDHLVKWANWEFHLKPDPRAGVIVSRAMVLDPTIGVMRQVMYKGFTSELFVPYMDPTDAWYFKTYMDAGEYGFGLQAMPLDPLNDCPRNAYYMDGVFAAADGTPYVRSDMVCVFESYAGEIGWRHSESPITGMEIREARPKVTLVVRMAASVANYDYIVDWEFQTDGLIRIKVGLSGILMVKGTPYSNTNQINPQENLYGTLLSENVIGVIHDHFITFYLDMDIDGSDNSFVNVSLQKEYTSPGESPRLSYLTTVREVAKTEKDAQIKLKLYSPSEFHVINPTKKTRVGNPVGYKLVPGGTAANLLDLNDPPQKRGAFTNNQIWVTPYNETEQWAGGTFVYQSHGEDTLEVWSNRNRAIENRDIVLWYTLGFHHIPCQEDFPIMPTVSSSFDLKPVNFFESNPILKIPPTVENDLPICKADASA is encoded by the exons ATGGAACTTGGAAAGATCCTCCGCTACATACTCTTTCTCTTCGGTACGGTGTTATTCTTACTCTTCCTTCTATCCAACTTCCCATTTCCGCCCTCCAACAGGACGGAGCTGCTCGACTGCGCCACCAACGCTCCCTGGTGCGCCTCTAAAAACCGTTTCCAATCCAATAGACCCGACTACTTACAGAAGCACATTAACCCCACGAGCAGCCACTCCACCGACGTGCCTCGCCACCCCCTGGACCCTCTCACAGTTTCGGAGCTGAATAGAGttaaaaaaatcattcaaaGTCTTGATCTTTTCAAGAACTCGGTTTATGCTCTACACTCTGTAGTTCTTAAAGAGCCGAAGAAGGAAGAGGTGATCGCCTGGGGTAAGGGTGATCCTCTACCACCGAGGGTAGCTTCGGTCGTTGCACGTGCTGGTGGAAAGACCCACGCTCTGACGGTGGAGCTAGTTTCCGGTGTGGTGACCCGCCAAGAGATGGGCAGGGTGTATGGGTACCCGACCATGACCGTGGAAGATATGAGCTCGGTGACTTGGGCCCCACTGGCGAGTGCTGAATTTAATCGGACGGTGTTAGAGCGCGGGGTGGATCGAGCTGACCTGGCTTGCTTGCCTATCTCAACTGGATGGTTTG GTAAAAGTGAGGAGAACAGAAGATTGATTAAAGTACAATGCTACTCCATGAAAGACACTGCTAACTTTtacatgaggccaattgaagGCCTAACTGTTCTTGTTGATCTGGATACGAAAGAAGTCGTGCATCTCGTTGATAACGGGAAAAACATACCGATACCGAATGCAGCAAATACCGATTATCGTTTTTCTGCCCAGAAGTCGTATCAAAGGCTAGTGAACCCAATCTCCATTGAGCAACCTAAAGGTCCGAGTTTTACTGTAGACGATCATTTGGTTAAGTGGGCGAACTGGGAATTTCACCTCAAACCTGATCCTCGAGCTGGGGTGATTGTTTCCCGGGCCATGGTTCTAGACCCGACTATTGGAGTCATGAGGCAAGTGATGTACAAAGGTTTCACATCAGAGCTGTTTGTTCCGTATATGGATCCTACGGATGCATGGTATTTCAAGACATATATGGATGCTGGGGAATACGGGTTTGGGTTGCAGGCAATGCCGCTCGACCCGCTTAATGATTGTCCCCGGAATGCATATTATATGGATGGGGTGTTTGCAGCAGCCGATGGAACACCATATGTACGGTCTGATATGGTCTGCGTGTTTGAGAGCTATGCAGGTGAAATTGGGTGGAGGCATTCTGAAAGTCCAATTACTGGAATGGAG ATTCGAGAGGCGAGGCCAAAAGTGACGCTGGTGGTCAGGATGGCTGCATCTGTGGCCAACTATGATTACATTGTTGATTGGGAGTTCCAAACTGATGGGCTAATAAGAATCAAG GTTGGCCTCAGTGGAATACTGATGGTGAAAGGCACTCCTTACTCAAATACGAACCAAATTAACCCGCAAGAAAACTTATATGGAACTCTTTTGTCTGAAAATGTCATTGGTGTAATCCACGACCACTTTATCACTTTCTACCTAGACATGGACATTGATGGCTCGGATAATTCTTTTGTGAATGTCAGTCTCCAAAAGGAATACACCTCGCCTGGAGAATCACCCCGATTGAGCTATTTGACAACGGTAAGGGAAGTGGCTAAGACCGAGAAGGATGCACAAATTAAGCTCAAACTTTACAGTCCTTCGGAATTCCATGTTATTAATCCTACCAAGAAAACAAGGGTGGGGAACCCTGTCGGCTACAAGTTGGTCCCTGGTGGCACCGCTGCTAATTTGCTTGACTTAAACGATCCGCCTCAAAAGAGAGGAGCATTCACCAATAACCAAATATGGGTTACTCCTTATAATGAGACCGAACAATGGGCTGGTGGGACATTTGTGTACCAGAGTCACGGGGAAGACACGCTTGAAGTATGGTCTAACAG AAACCGAGCCATTGAGAACCGAGATATTGTATTGTGGTACACATTGGGGTTTCATCACATTCCATGTCAAGAAGACTTCCCAATAATGCCGACTGTATCGTCAAGTTTCGATCTGAAGCCGGTGAATTTTTTCGAGAGCAATCCCATTCTCAAGATTCCTCCAACTGTTGAGAATGATCTTCCAATCTGCAAAGCTGATGCTTCAGCTTAA